A genomic region of Mugil cephalus isolate CIBA_MC_2020 chromosome 5, CIBA_Mcephalus_1.1, whole genome shotgun sequence contains the following coding sequences:
- the LOC125007873 gene encoding flocculation protein FLO11 — METDMEKGHMSVRRGVSWSPGELRKPLQLTEDMHTPGTDCDASWEKTGFNKEHMSRKTNLTRSASLSEKELKEARVRSQIIAAQLTIPSNSSSRGVQLFNRRKQRVNAFTLKSSGEGSEEDKAENVKTDSNKLTWAERSSKEKDRDLNLKNRATKSVFSPSGRVHSVGDIMDEPGEDFHKKDDMEDSIIQERHFLPVKEEQEEEEEEEARDEIHEGLEGNVKHEIPPGSNNTDPIVTGREAEAGINGGHTGPVPAGKLHNGCHSASGPERVSSPTSSQARTIINRTARPFFSPPTVNPPVALSPVMDVPPPPSYSTPPLPVCNAPQPVVFSPPPPPPSYPTPPLPAFTNQPPQTCHSSPPPMSPVMSMSSPPPSNFPVAQYPPMPNYGPPTAPKPTAFVPQPTTFVPQPTREGKLIAPVKTGILEESAAKRANKKSMFTFKEKPVVAPNPELLSLVQGVDERKKHGHRSVPEPAPEEELMALGAEASNFLAKEADKADGAKAPEWASCLKSSRTQPRAEHRPEQTLTNVSGKGAELFAKRQSRMEKYVVENQNAGQIRSPSPTMSLPPSWVYPSNMPGRVKAIAKNSDMSAQLSQNLKAQQAVKQKPRPKVAAPEPAPEPSPLENGCSKIEMDLSRHRPYQLNSSLFIFNPVKDPVSTLPRRAPQASNLITTQTFSRQTSLPNNPPSPFTTQCMSPQLPLSPTGGPEYPPNPALGSQRISSPMSAFSPERVSSPRSGAQAPRPTFSAKKAGIAPQTSKESSTNEIPCETPTPTRTTSLTRRFSTPEGPTTGTWTSSRQTNNPSPTISSSIRSVTSPVSSPSSTRCQSPMASQNIKFSTVSSTSTLRPSQTSTATSSCSPWGSRSQSPMVSQPSTTSSISAFRPSQTSATPPWGARCQSPGANQNNKSPFAVSFSSPRPPQTTATSPRSPPWGSRCQSPVVSQSTPASTISPGPTSRQSQTSTATFPHSSWGSRCQSPLVTNISQSSGVSISATRPSQTSSATSPVSPSWGSRSQSPSSFQTSLSLPATKPLYTLSATSSPVLQPRDSRCMSPIVNTQDSKANHRLLAKNIINAAKRKNSPSPGALSGHSLPISPLGNSHHGYDCHKPPMSPFQSRALGAQSPTFTSPPPTPTQRICSPVRLYNTRSLTDSDASVESEDSGLRSPGLHSYNTCPRGWGGSLRVKRSTVSSDL; from the exons ATGGAAACAGATATGGAGAAGGGACACATGTCCGTCAGGAGAGGAGTGAGCTGGAGTCCAGGGGAGTTGAGGAAACCTCTCCAGCTAACCGAAGACATGCACACCCCCGGGACAGACTGCGACGCATCATGGGAGAAGACAGGATTCAACAAAGAACACATGAGCCGGAAAACAA ATCTGACCAGAAGTGCCAGTTTATCCGAGAAGGAGCTTAAAGAAGCTCGTGTCAGGAGTCAGATCATTGCTGCTCAGCTCACCATACCTTCTAACTCCAGCTCCAGGGGCGTGCAGCTGTTCAACCGGCGCAAGCAGAGAGTCAACGCCTTCACACTTAAAAGCTCTGGAGAGGGGTCAGAGGAGGACAAAGCTGAGAATGTGAAAACGGACTCCAACAAGCTAACATGGGCAGAGAGGAGCAGTAAGGAAAAGGATAGAGACCTGAACTTGAAGAACAGAGCAACCAAGTCAGTCTTCTCACCATCTGGAAGGGTGCACTCAGTGGGTGACATCATGGATGAACCCGGTGAGGATTTCCACAAAAAAGACGACATGGAAGACAGCATTATTCAGGAGAgacattttcttcctgttaaggaggagcaggaggaagaagaagaagaagaggcaagAGATGAAATCCATGAGGGGCTAGAGGGCAACGTCAAGCATGAGATTCCCCCTGGAAGTAATAACACTGATCCAATCGTGACGGGACGTGAAGCAGAAGCAGGGATAAATGGGGGCCACACGGGGCCAGTCCCTGCTGGAAAGCTTCATAATGGCTGTCACAGCGCCTCTGGGCCTGAGAGAGTGTCTTCACCCACATCCAGTCAGGCAAGAACCATCATCAACAGAACTGCCAGGCCCTTTTTCTCACCACCCACAGTGAACCCTCCAGTGGCACTCAGCCCTGTTATGGAtgttccccctcctccttcctactccactcctcctctccctgtttGTAATGCACCCCAACCTGTAGTGttctcacctccacctccgcctccaTCATATCCCACACCTCCTCTCCCAGCGTTCACAAACCAGCCTCCACAGACTTGCCACTCCAGTCCTCCCCCCATGTCTCCTGTCATGTCGATGTCGTCTCCGCCGCCATCCAATTTTCCTGTTGCTCAGTACCCACCAATGCCCAATTATGGTCCCCCCACGGCCCCGAAACCCACCGCATTTGTTCCACAGCCCACCACATTTGTTCCTCAACCTACACGAGAGGGAAAGCTGATAGCACCAGTCAAAACAGGAATACTTGAGGAGAGCGCTGCCAAGAGGGcaaataaaaaatcaatgttCACATTCAAAGAGAAGCCAGTGGTAGCTCCAAACCCTGAGCTGCTCTCTCTGGTGCAGGGGGTGGACGAAAGGAAGAAACATGGACACAGATCTGTTCCTGAACCAGCACCTGAAGAAGAGTTGATGGCCCTTGGTGCAGAGGCTTCCAACTTCCTTGCCAAGGAAGCGGACAAGGCAGATGGAGCTAAAGCACCAGAGTGGGCCTCTTGTCTCAAGAGCTCAAGAACCCAACCGAGGGCCGAACACAGGCCAGAGCAGACACTTACTAATGTATCTGGAAAAGGTGCTGAGCTGTTTGCCAAGCGCCAATCGAGGATGGAAAAATATGTCGTTGAGAATCAGAATGCAGGGCAAATTCGGTCTCCGTCTCCCACAATGTCTCTGCCACCGTCTTGGGTTTATCCATCAAACATGCCCGGTAGGGTTAAGGCCATTGCCAAAAACTCTGACATGAGCGCTCAGCTCTCACAAAATCTAAAGGCCCAACAAGCTGTCAAGCAAAAACCAAGGCCTAAAGTTGCGGCTCCAGAGCCGGCCCCAGAGCCTTCACCTTTAGAGAACGGCTGCTCCAAGATAGAGATGGATCTCTCGAGGCATCGGCCCTACCAGCTTAACTCTTCTCTGTTCATCTTCAACCCAGTCAAGGACCCAGTTAGTACTCTACCCAGAAGAGCACCACAGGCCAGCAATCTGATCACCACACAAACTTTCTCCAGACAGACTTCCTTACCGAAcaaccctccctcccccttcacCACCCAATGCATGTCTCCTCAACTTCCTCTCAGTCCCACAGGAGGACCTGAGTATCCACCAAATCCAGCTTTAGGGAGCCAAAGAATCAGTTCTCCTATGTCAGCCTTCTCTCCAGAGCGAGTATCGTCTCCTCGGTCGGGAGCACAGGCCCCAAGGCCCACCTTTTCTGCCAAGAAGGCAGGGATTGCACCACAG ACATCAAAAGAGTCCTCAACTAATGAAATTCCTTGTGAGACACCCACACCAACGAGAACGACCAGCCTCACCAGACGTTTCAGCACTCCAGAGGGCCCGACCACTGGAACCTGGACCTCCAGCCGCCAAACAAACAACCCTTCCCCCACCATCTCCAGCTCCATCCGCTCAGTCACTTCCCCTGTGTCGTCTCCCAGTAGTACAAGATGCCAATCGCCTATGGCCAGTCAGAATATCAAATTTTCCACCGTTTCCTCCACTTCCACACTTAGACCCTCCCAAACATCTACAGCCACCTCTTCATGCTCTCCTTGGGGTTCGAGATCTCAGTCCCCAATGGTCAGCCAGCCCTCCACCACATCCTCCATTTCTGCTTTCAGGCCTTCCCAAACTTCTGCCACTCCTCCCTGGGGTGCGAGGTGCCAGTCTCCAGGGGCAAACCAGAATAACAAGTCTCCCtttgctgtttcattttcttcaccCAGACCTCCCCAAACAACAGCCACTTCCCCACGCTCTCCACCTTGGGGATCAAGATGCCAATCCCCGGTGGTGAGTCAGAGTACCCCGGCTTCCACCATTTCCCCTGGTCCTACATCGAGACAATCTCAAACATCTACTGCCACTTTTCCACACTCTTCTTGGGGATCACGATGTCAGTCACCATTGGTGACCAACATTTCCCAGTCTTCAGgtgtctccatctctgccaCCAGACCCTCCCAAACATCTTCAGCCACATCTCCTGTCTCGCCTTCTTGGGGGTCACGCTCTCAGTCGCCTTCGTCCTTTCAGACCAGCTTGTCCTTACCTGCCACTAAGCCCCTGTACACATTGTCTGCCACCTCCTCACCTGTTCTCCAACCCAGAGACAGTCGCTGCATGTCCCCCATTGTTAATACCCAAGACTCTAAAGCAAACCATCGCCTACTGGCAAAGAATATCATCAATGCAGCCAAACGTAAAAACAGCCCCTCCCCTGGTGCACTGAGTGGCCACAGCCTCCCTATCTCACCTCTGGGAAACTCCCACCATGGTTACGACTGTCACAAACCACCAATGAGTCCCTTCCAGTCGCGGGCACTGGGTGCACAGTCCCCGACCTTCACCagtcctcctcccactcccactcagAGAATCTGCTCACCTGTGAGGCTCTACAACACGCGTTCACTAACCGACTCTGATGCTTCCGTTGAGTCTGAAGATTCAGGCCTCCGGTCGCCCGGCCTGCACTCCTACAACACTTGTCCCCGCGGTTGGGGTGGTAGCCTGAGGGTGAAGAGAAGCACCGTCTCCTCAGACCTGTGA